The genomic window TGACATGGTGATCAAGTTAAGCCCTAAAGATGCGGAAGCCTGGCTGCAAAGAGGAAGCGCAAAAATTTATAACGGAGATAAAGAAGGGGGCTGTCTGGATTGGAGTAAATCAGGAGAGTTGGGTAATATCAATGTATACGAACTGATCAGGAAAAATTGCCATTAGTGTTGTGTAACCAACGAATGTGTTTGCAGTATAATACGTAAGTTCTCGCTGCCATGAATTTGTACACCAAGGTTTCTGTTTTGTTTGTTTTAAGCGGTTTGATGCTTTTGCAGGCATGTGTGTCGCCCGGTAAGCAGGAAGAGTTGGGGGGTGCGGAACGGCCACAGGATGTGATCAGCATGAATTTCAAGGAGAGCTATAGAAGCTTGTATCCGTTGATGGCCACGGACAATGTGTCCTATGTTGTATTGGCCAATATGATGGAAGGCTTGATTACCTATAATGATGCCACACAGGCCTTGTTGCCTTCCCTGGCTGAAAGCTGGAATGTGATCGACAATGGTATTCGTTACATATTTCACATCCGTAAGGGTGTCTATTTTCATGATGACGCCTGTTTCCCGGACGGAAAAGGCAGGGAAGTGACAGCCTCGGATTTTGAATTCTGCCTCACTCAGTTGTGCAAGCCCGGAGATAACAATGATGCATTCTGGATTATCAATGATAAGATTCTGGGAAGCAAAGAGTACTACATGTCGAAAGAGGCGGGTGATGGTAAAGTAAACAGTGTCTCAGGAATCCGCGTCATTGATAAATACACACTGGAGGTGACCTTAACCCAACCTTACAGTGTGTTTCTTAGTATTCTGACCACCCAATATACTTTTGTTTATCCGCATGAAGCGGTTACCAAATACGGACCGGATCATATCGATGAACATCCCGTGGGAACCGGACCATTTATGATCAAGGAGGTAAAGCCGGCCGAATATGTGGTGATGATCGGAAATCCGAACTATTGGCGAAAGGATAATGAGGGCAACCGCCTACCTAAGCTGGACGCCCTTGCTCTGTCATTTGATCCCGGTATGAATGAGTTGGAAGAATTGGAAAAAGGCAGGCTGTCCATCATCTTTCACTCAAATCAGGACCAGGTGAATCAGTTGATGTCCAAAACCGAAAAAAAACGTTTCAAGGCATTAAACAATTTACAGTTATCCATGTCTTTTCTCGGGCTTCAACACAAAGATCCGGTTCTCAAGGACGTAAGGGTAAGGAGAGCCATAGCCATGGCTATCGACAGGGATGAGCTTAACAAGTTGTTGCCAGAGGGCAGCATGGTTGCAGATAAAGGAGTGGTTCCGCATGGCTTCGAAAAGTTTCCCTATGATAAGGTGACGGGATACGCGTTTGATCCTGACAGTGCCAGGCAGTTGCTGAAAGAAGCAGGTTATCCGGATGGTAAGGGTTTACCTGTGTTTCAGATGGCCTTTGAGCGACTGTTTGCACGTTTCGGGGAATCCCTGCATAAAATGCTCGAGAATGTTGGTATCCGGACGGAACTGGTGCTGGTCCCGTTTCAGGACATGATTAAAAAAGCATACGGCGGTTATGTGCCCATGTTCAGAATAGGGTGGGTGGCGGATTACCCCGATCCGGAGACATTCCTGAATTTGTTCTATGGCGCCAATGTTCCTTTGAATCCTTCTGTGAGTACCGATGTGAATCCGTGCAGATATGTAAACCCATTGTTTGATATGTTGCTGGATGAGGCCTACCGGGAAACGGACATTACCAGGAGGTCCCTTCTGTATGCCAGAGCGGATAGCCTGTTAATGGAGGATGTGGCCGCCATTCCGTTGTACTATGGATCATATATATCCCTGATGCGATCCGATATCAAAAACTTTCATGGGCTTAATACGAAATTCGATTTCAGCGAAGCATACATTGCACGTGAAGAATGAAGCTAAGAATTAAGAATGAAGAATTAAGAATGAAGCGGACTGTAACATACCTGATCTTCGGATGGCTCCTTTGTGTGGTTGTATCCTGTGGTAACCGGAAGGATACAGAGGTAGTGGTTGAAAATCAGAAGTCCGAGAAGTATGGTGGGGTGGTGCGCCGCAATATTGAGTTTGGTTTTGCCAGCCTCTATCCACCGAATGCTTCAGACAACGGATCGTATCAGATCCTCAGAAATGTCATGGAGAACCTGGTCAGTTTCTCAGGTAGCGGCAGCATGGTTGAACCCTGCCTGGCGGAAAGATGGGAAATACTGGACAGCGCAACAAGGTTTGTTTTTCATCTGAGGAAGAATATTTATTTCCATGATGACCCGTGCTTTCCGGGAGGTAAGGGGCGTGAATTCAAGGCATCTGATGTGGCGTATTGTTTGCATCAGGTTTGTGAACCGGGTCCGCAAAACGATGCATTCTGGATCCTGAAGGACCGCATCAAAGGGGCCACGGAGTACTATGAATCACGTGATCGGGGGGATGGTCTGGTAGACAGTGTTGCCGGTGTGCATGTGGTCGACGAGAATACGATCGAGATTATCCTGAACAAACCATACGCTGGCTTTCTGAATATACTGGGTGCCCCGTTCCTGTTTATTTACCCACGGGAGGCGGTGAAAAAATACGGGGTGGAACACCTCGATGATCATGCGGTGGGAACCGGTCCTTTCAAGGTAAGTAAAGTATTGCCGGGGGAGCATGTGACGCTTATCCGCAACGGCAATTATTGGAAGATGGACGATGAGGGCAATGCGCTGCCTTACCTGGATGGCGTGGTGTACACCTTTAATCCTTCACAGAACGAGCTGGCCGATCTGCAGAACGATAAGCTCGACATTGTGAGTTCCGCAGGGAGGCAAACCGCAGAGAAGTTCCTGTCGGGAAATCCCAAAAGAAAATTCCGATTGATGGAGAGCACGGTACTCAGCACCACCTTCATTGGTTTTCAACATCAGATGGATATGTTCCGGAACCGTGATGTTCGTAGGGCCTTTGCCATGGCCATTGATATAAAGAACCTGGCCTTGTATATGTTCGACGGACTCGCTGCGCCTGGCGAGTATGGTGTGGTTCCGCCGACCATCAGCGGCTACGATGCAACCAAAATCCGTCCGGTCTCCTATGATCCCGACATGGCCAAAAAGTTGTTGGCAAAGGCGGGATACCCCAATGGAAAAGGATTTCCTTCTATCGAGATGATGTTTCCGGAAGGCCATGAGAAGATGGGGGAGGCTGTTCAGGATATGCTTCAGAAAAACCTGAACGTGCATGTAGATCTCGTGATCATGCCGTTCCAGGAACTGATACCACGCGTGTATGGCGGAT from Flavobacteriales bacterium includes these protein-coding regions:
- a CDS encoding ABC transporter substrate-binding protein; translated protein: MKLRIKNEELRMKRTVTYLIFGWLLCVVVSCGNRKDTEVVVENQKSEKYGGVVRRNIEFGFASLYPPNASDNGSYQILRNVMENLVSFSGSGSMVEPCLAERWEILDSATRFVFHLRKNIYFHDDPCFPGGKGREFKASDVAYCLHQVCEPGPQNDAFWILKDRIKGATEYYESRDRGDGLVDSVAGVHVVDENTIEIILNKPYAGFLNILGAPFLFIYPREAVKKYGVEHLDDHAVGTGPFKVSKVLPGEHVTLIRNGNYWKMDDEGNALPYLDGVVYTFNPSQNELADLQNDKLDIVSSAGRQTAEKFLSGNPKRKFRLMESTVLSTTFIGFQHQMDMFRNRDVRRAFAMAIDIKNLALYMFDGLAAPGEYGVVPPTISGYDATKIRPVSYDPDMAKKLLAKAGYPNGKGFPSIEMMFPEGHEKMGEAVQDMLQKNLNVHVDLVIMPFQELIPRVYGGFVPLFRMGWAADYPDPESFLSLFYGAPVTSDLSVEVDINPCRYKNPEFDALYEKANAEIDNKKRMELYRQADQLLLDDVAAIPLSYRIEFTLIRASLMNCRPNILRTFDFTRTYFRKEAGDLKTK
- a CDS encoding ABC transporter substrate-binding protein, which gives rise to MNLYTKVSVLFVLSGLMLLQACVSPGKQEELGGAERPQDVISMNFKESYRSLYPLMATDNVSYVVLANMMEGLITYNDATQALLPSLAESWNVIDNGIRYIFHIRKGVYFHDDACFPDGKGREVTASDFEFCLTQLCKPGDNNDAFWIINDKILGSKEYYMSKEAGDGKVNSVSGIRVIDKYTLEVTLTQPYSVFLSILTTQYTFVYPHEAVTKYGPDHIDEHPVGTGPFMIKEVKPAEYVVMIGNPNYWRKDNEGNRLPKLDALALSFDPGMNELEELEKGRLSIIFHSNQDQVNQLMSKTEKKRFKALNNLQLSMSFLGLQHKDPVLKDVRVRRAIAMAIDRDELNKLLPEGSMVADKGVVPHGFEKFPYDKVTGYAFDPDSARQLLKEAGYPDGKGLPVFQMAFERLFARFGESLHKMLENVGIRTELVLVPFQDMIKKAYGGYVPMFRIGWVADYPDPETFLNLFYGANVPLNPSVSTDVNPCRYVNPLFDMLLDEAYRETDITRRSLLYARADSLLMEDVAAIPLYYGSYISLMRSDIKNFHGLNTKFDFSEAYIAREE